One Pseudomonadota bacterium DNA window includes the following coding sequences:
- the ilvC gene encoding ketol-acid reductoisomerase gives MHIYTQKDMSSAPLDGKRIAVLGYGSQGRAHALNLRDSGYEVVVGLRPGGASWDKAVADGMAVAEPVEAVKGATLVAILTPDTSQAGLYKQIETHLDVGATVLFAHGFNIHFGTIEPGSGIDIVLIAPKGPGDLVRRQYELGRGVPCLVAVHQDASGQGLVRALAYAHGLGGSRTGVLETTFKEETETDLFGEQAVLCGGVTELVLKGFETLTEAGYKPEVAYFEVMHELKLIVDLLHEGGLKKMHQFISETAKWGDLISGPRVVDGHAKDAMKAVLNDIQDGTFAREWIAENDKGKPRYEALLKDDLEHPIEEVGAKLRGYMPWLEE, from the coding sequence GTGCATATCTACACGCAGAAGGACATGAGTTCCGCGCCCCTCGACGGCAAGCGCATCGCGGTACTCGGCTACGGTAGCCAAGGGCGTGCCCACGCGTTGAATCTGCGGGATAGCGGCTATGAGGTGGTGGTGGGCCTGCGTCCCGGCGGCGCCAGCTGGGACAAGGCCGTCGCGGACGGCATGGCCGTCGCTGAGCCTGTCGAAGCCGTCAAGGGAGCCACGCTTGTGGCGATCCTCACGCCGGATACCTCTCAGGCGGGTCTCTACAAGCAGATCGAGACTCATCTGGACGTGGGGGCCACGGTGCTCTTCGCGCACGGGTTCAACATTCACTTTGGCACGATCGAGCCTGGCTCGGGCATAGACATCGTGCTCATCGCGCCGAAGGGCCCCGGCGATCTCGTTCGACGCCAGTATGAGCTCGGCCGCGGTGTGCCTTGCCTGGTCGCCGTACACCAGGACGCGAGTGGCCAAGGTCTGGTGCGGGCGTTGGCCTACGCGCACGGCCTCGGCGGCAGCCGCACCGGTGTGCTGGAGACCACCTTTAAAGAAGAGACGGAAACGGACCTGTTCGGTGAGCAGGCGGTGCTCTGCGGTGGCGTGACCGAACTGGTGCTAAAGGGCTTCGAGACCCTAACAGAGGCCGGCTACAAGCCCGAGGTGGCCTACTTTGAGGTCATGCACGAGCTGAAGCTGATCGTCGATCTGCTGCATGAGGGTGGACTGAAAAAGATGCACCAGTTCATCTCCGAGACCGCCAAGTGGGGGGATCTCATCTCCGGTCCGCGGGTCGTCGACGGGCACGCCAAGGATGCGATGAAGGCGGTGCTGAATGACATTCAGGACGGCACCTTCGCCCGCGAGTGGATCGCTGAGAACGACAAGGGCAAGCCGCGTTACGAGGCTTTGCTGAAGGATGATCTCGAGCACCCGATCGAAGAGGTTGGCGCCAAGTTGCGCGGCTACATGCCCTGGCTGGAGGAGTGA
- a CDS encoding DegT/DnrJ/EryC1/StrS family aminotransferase has product MSRNAGAGDSAISAVPLLDLKAQYETIRDEVELALREVCDSQYFVLGPKVAAFEEEVAAYCRVPHAIGMSSGTDALLAALMAFGIGPGDEVITSPYSFFSTAGTIARLGARPVFCDIDANTYNLDPTAVERFLRERCEHCRDGRLLHRPTGGRVRAIVPVHLFGQLVDMDAMLALAGEFGLHLIEDAAQAIGAEDERGRRAGSRGDIGCFSFFPSKNLGAFGDGGLCVARDPEVAERLRVLRVHGGEQRYYHSIVGGNFRLDALQAAILSVKLRYLDTWTSGRQANAEYYDGEIAQAVGEALVLPVRTPGYRHVFNQYVVRLAAGADDASQRESFKASLRERGIGCEVYYPVALHLQQCFAPLGYRRGDLPAAEQAADRTLAIPVYSELTDAQQDYVVSGIARYFDA; this is encoded by the coding sequence GTGAGCAGGAACGCTGGTGCGGGTGATTCCGCGATCAGCGCCGTACCGCTGCTGGACCTCAAGGCCCAGTACGAAACGATCCGTGACGAGGTCGAATTGGCCCTGCGCGAGGTCTGCGACAGCCAGTACTTCGTCTTGGGACCGAAGGTAGCGGCCTTCGAGGAGGAGGTTGCTGCCTACTGTCGGGTTCCCCATGCCATCGGCATGTCCTCGGGGACGGACGCGCTGCTGGCCGCCCTCATGGCCTTCGGCATCGGCCCAGGCGATGAGGTGATCACCTCGCCGTACTCCTTCTTCTCCACGGCGGGCACGATTGCCCGCCTTGGGGCGCGTCCGGTGTTCTGTGACATCGACGCGAACACCTACAACCTCGATCCCACCGCCGTCGAGCGGTTCCTGCGCGAGCGGTGCGAGCACTGCCGCGATGGCAGGCTCCTGCACCGCCCGACGGGCGGGCGCGTGCGCGCGATAGTGCCCGTGCACCTGTTCGGTCAGCTGGTCGATATGGACGCGATGCTGGCCCTGGCTGGGGAATTTGGGCTCCACCTGATCGAGGATGCGGCGCAGGCCATCGGGGCTGAGGATGAGCGCGGCAGGCGTGCCGGCAGCCGTGGCGATATCGGCTGTTTTTCCTTCTTTCCCAGCAAAAATCTCGGTGCCTTCGGAGATGGCGGGCTGTGTGTGGCGCGTGACCCAGAGGTGGCCGAACGCCTGCGCGTGCTGCGCGTGCACGGTGGCGAACAGCGCTACTACCACAGCATCGTTGGAGGCAACTTCCGCCTGGACGCGTTGCAGGCGGCGATTCTTTCGGTAAAGCTGCGGTACTTGGATACCTGGACATCGGGTCGGCAGGCCAACGCCGAGTACTACGATGGGGAGATTGCGCAAGCGGTCGGGGAGGCGCTGGTCCTTCCCGTGCGAACGCCCGGCTACCGCCATGTCTTCAACCAATACGTGGTGCGTTTGGCGGCCGGCGCAGACGATGCTTCGCAGCGCGAGTCCTTCAAGGCGAGCCTGCGGGAACGAGGTATTGGTTGCGAGGTCTACTATCCTGTTGCGCTGCACTTGCAACAGTGCTTCGCACCGCTCGGGTATCGTCGAGGCGACTTGCCGGCTGCTGAGCAGGCGGCCGATCGCACGCTGGCCATCCCGGTTTACTCCGAGTTGACCGATGCCCAGCAGGACTACGTGGTGAGCGGTATCGCCAGGTACTTCGACGCTTGA
- a CDS encoding SulP family inorganic anion transporter — MGFFSTPDLKGDIYGGVTAGVVALPLALALGVASGAEGGAIAGMYGAIAVGFFASMLGGTPSQISGPTGPMIVVVAGLVESLARDGHPPELVFTAVIMAGVLQIVFGALRLGQYIRLVPYPVVSGFMSGIGAIIIILQIGRLLGHEPPKGTVESLRFLPEALANANPSAVLIGAIALAVVYGWPQRLGKYLPGPLAALIVATIASLFIEVPVLANVPTGLPELHLPALDLMSAEGRGVVLVVVEAAIILAALGAIDSLLTSLVADNMTRTRHDSNRELFGQGVGNIVAGFLGGIAGAGATMRTVVNIRAGGNTKISGMIHSVILLIVVLGAGPIAAAIPHAALAGILVKVGVDIIDWSYLRKAHRGPRWDLVLMALVLALTVFADLITAVAVGVFLAALAFVRQVAQQQLEMLQGIPDRIEDPQEAALFEQALGRVTVFDFSGPLSFGAAADVGHQVRMKSKDNTDAIILDFSRVPFIDVSAARAVETIACDGKRMGKLVYVSGANDAVRATLTGLDADHCLQVDAYHPKRIDALRLAVKNIKQVEAGAAPQLA, encoded by the coding sequence ATGGGCTTTTTCTCGACCCCGGATCTGAAGGGTGATATCTACGGTGGGGTCACGGCGGGCGTCGTCGCCCTGCCCCTAGCACTAGCCTTAGGCGTGGCCTCCGGCGCCGAGGGTGGCGCCATCGCCGGCATGTACGGCGCCATTGCGGTCGGCTTCTTCGCTTCTATGCTGGGTGGCACGCCCTCCCAGATCTCGGGGCCCACGGGGCCGATGATCGTCGTGGTCGCCGGCCTAGTGGAGTCCCTCGCCCGTGACGGGCACCCGCCTGAGCTTGTCTTCACCGCCGTCATTATGGCGGGGGTCCTGCAAATAGTGTTCGGTGCCCTACGCTTGGGGCAGTACATTCGCCTGGTGCCATACCCGGTGGTGTCCGGTTTTATGAGCGGTATCGGCGCCATCATCATCATCCTGCAGATTGGCCGCCTGCTAGGGCACGAGCCGCCGAAGGGAACGGTCGAGTCACTGCGCTTCCTTCCGGAAGCGCTAGCTAACGCTAATCCTAGTGCCGTGTTGATCGGTGCGATCGCCCTCGCCGTCGTGTACGGCTGGCCCCAGCGTCTGGGTAAGTATTTGCCCGGGCCGCTAGCCGCGCTAATCGTCGCCACGATCGCAAGCCTATTCATCGAGGTTCCCGTGCTTGCGAACGTCCCGACCGGGTTGCCGGAGCTTCACCTGCCGGCTCTGGATCTGATGAGCGCCGAGGGGCGTGGCGTGGTGCTGGTGGTGGTGGAGGCGGCCATCATCTTGGCGGCTTTGGGCGCGATCGACAGCCTGCTCACCTCCCTGGTTGCGGACAACATGACGCGTACGCGCCATGATTCGAACCGCGAACTCTTCGGTCAGGGCGTGGGTAACATCGTGGCTGGATTCCTCGGCGGTATCGCAGGTGCTGGCGCCACGATGCGCACTGTGGTCAACATCCGCGCCGGCGGCAACACCAAGATCTCGGGCATGATTCACTCCGTAATCTTGCTCATCGTCGTCTTGGGGGCGGGGCCGATTGCAGCGGCCATTCCCCATGCGGCCCTGGCCGGCATTCTGGTGAAGGTCGGCGTTGATATCATCGATTGGAGCTACCTGCGCAAGGCGCACCGCGGCCCGCGCTGGGATCTGGTGCTGATGGCCTTGGTGCTCGCCCTGACGGTCTTCGCCGATCTGATAACGGCGGTCGCGGTGGGCGTCTTCCTGGCGGCCCTAGCCTTCGTTCGTCAGGTGGCGCAGCAGCAGCTGGAGATGCTGCAAGGTATCCCGGATCGGATCGAAGATCCCCAGGAGGCTGCGCTGTTCGAGCAGGCTCTCGGTCGGGTGACCGTGTTCGACTTTTCCGGTCCGCTTAGCTTTGGCGCGGCAGCTGATGTTGGCCACCAAGTGCGCATGAAGTCCAAGGACAATACCGACGCCATCATCCTAGACTTCTCGCGCGTGCCGTTTATCGACGTCTCCGCCGCCCGGGCCGTCGAGACGATCGCGTGTGATGGCAAGCGCATGGGCAAGCTCGTGTACGTGAGCGGGGCGAACGACGCTGTACGTGCCACGCTGACGGGCCTGGATGCGGATCACTGTCTGCAGGTGGATGCCTACCATCCTAAGCGTATCGATGCCCTGCGCTTGGCTGTGAAGAACATCAAGCAAGTGGAGGCGGGCGCAGCGCCGCAGCTCGCCTAA
- the mutS gene encoding DNA mismatch repair protein MutS has translation MMRQYLTLKAEHADVLLFYRMGDFYELFYDDARKAARLIDITLTTRGKSAGHPIPMAGVPYHAADSYLAKLVRLGETVAICEQVGDPATSKGPVERRVTRIVTPGTLTDESLLESHRDTLLLCVATHAAMPDEQTKIGIAWLDLASGRFSVMEVEGLAALAAELERLQPAEVLLYEGLTLPERLTQGRATRERPPWHFEHEAAQRLLCQQLGSRDLSGYGCGGLPLAVGAAGALLQYVRDTQRSALPHLTTLRTERRDEALVLDAITRRNLELDRSLAGRDEFTLLGVMDRTATPMGSRRLRRLLTRPRRDHALLSARYDAVEQLDQSRLASAAHDALNELGDLERIVSRVALASARPRDLAQLRDALTAAPAIAALLTELTSPVLRELADALLGHEAAAALLTRAVLEAPPPLIRDGGVIAPGYNETLDRLRGLSQNADAFLVELEQRERERTGLSTLKVGYNRVHGYYIELSRGQSGEAPPEYTRRQTLKGAERFITEELKRHEDEVLSARDKSLALEKQLYEELLAELGNVVAPLQAFAEALAALDVYANLAERAEALGLVRPTLSDEPVLAIEDGRHPVVEQTLDAPFIGNDLRLDPQRRLLVITGPNMGGKSTYMRQTALILVLAHAGSFIPARAATVGPVDRIFTRIGASDDLAGGNSTFMVEMNETANILNNATQRSVVLMDEVGRGTSTFDGLSLAWAAARYIARQVGAFTLFATHYFELTSLEREVEGCANVHLDATEHGEQLVFLHAVKDGPANQSYGLAVARLAGVPRPVIDDARTYLAELEQDYARHGGDGQQASLPLFAPTAPPAKTADEARPKEDRLRAKVQALDPDALSPRQALEALYALRELLDD, from the coding sequence ATGATGCGGCAGTATCTGACCCTAAAAGCGGAGCATGCAGATGTTTTACTTTTCTACCGCATGGGCGATTTCTACGAGCTGTTCTACGACGATGCTCGCAAAGCCGCCCGCCTCATCGACATAACGCTCACCACTCGCGGCAAGTCTGCCGGTCACCCGATCCCCATGGCCGGCGTGCCCTACCACGCGGCCGACAGCTACCTCGCCAAGCTCGTGCGCTTAGGCGAGACCGTGGCCATCTGCGAACAGGTCGGTGACCCGGCCACGAGCAAGGGCCCCGTCGAGCGACGCGTCACGCGGATCGTCACGCCAGGCACGCTCACGGACGAGTCTCTGCTCGAGAGCCACCGCGACACCTTACTGCTATGCGTTGCGACCCACGCTGCCATGCCAGACGAGCAGACGAAAATCGGCATTGCGTGGTTGGATCTGGCGAGCGGCCGGTTCAGCGTCATGGAGGTGGAGGGCCTGGCCGCGCTGGCGGCTGAGTTGGAACGCCTACAACCGGCGGAGGTCCTGCTGTACGAGGGACTCACCTTGCCCGAGCGCTTGACCCAAGGACGCGCCACGCGAGAGCGCCCGCCCTGGCACTTCGAGCATGAGGCCGCGCAACGCCTGCTGTGCCAACAGCTCGGCTCACGCGATCTGTCCGGCTACGGCTGTGGCGGCCTGCCGCTTGCCGTCGGCGCCGCAGGTGCCCTCCTGCAGTACGTGCGCGACACCCAGCGCAGCGCCCTGCCACACCTCACCACCCTGCGCACGGAGCGACGCGATGAGGCGCTGGTGCTCGATGCCATCACGCGGCGCAATCTAGAGCTCGACCGCAGCCTTGCTGGACGCGACGAGTTTACCCTCCTCGGCGTCATGGACCGTACGGCCACGCCCATGGGCAGTCGCCGCTTGCGTCGCCTGCTTACCAGGCCACGGCGGGACCATGCGCTGCTCAGCGCCCGCTACGACGCGGTGGAGCAGCTCGATCAATCGCGCCTCGCTAGCGCCGCGCACGATGCCCTCAACGAGCTGGGCGACCTGGAGCGAATCGTCTCGCGGGTCGCCCTCGCCTCCGCCCGCCCGCGCGACCTCGCCCAGCTGCGCGATGCGCTGACCGCCGCACCGGCGATCGCCGCGCTGCTGACCGAGCTGACCTCGCCAGTGCTGCGCGAGCTGGCAGACGCGCTGCTCGGCCACGAGGCCGCAGCCGCCCTGCTGACCCGCGCGGTGCTGGAGGCACCCCCGCCGCTGATCCGTGACGGCGGAGTGATCGCACCAGGCTACAACGAAACGCTGGACCGTCTGAGGGGTCTTTCGCAAAACGCGGATGCCTTCCTGGTCGAACTCGAGCAGCGCGAACGCGAGCGCACGGGGCTGTCCACCCTGAAGGTAGGCTACAACCGCGTGCACGGGTACTACATCGAGCTTTCGCGCGGCCAATCGGGCGAGGCGCCGCCAGAGTACACGCGTCGCCAGACCCTCAAGGGCGCAGAGCGCTTCATCACCGAGGAGCTGAAGCGCCACGAGGACGAAGTACTCAGCGCCCGCGACAAGTCCCTAGCCCTGGAGAAGCAACTCTACGAGGAGCTCTTAGCGGAGCTCGGCAACGTTGTCGCACCGCTGCAAGCCTTCGCTGAGGCCCTAGCTGCGCTGGATGTGTACGCCAACCTTGCCGAACGGGCCGAGGCCCTGGGCCTCGTACGCCCGACGCTCAGCGACGAGCCCGTACTGGCAATCGAGGACGGTCGTCACCCGGTCGTCGAACAGACCCTAGACGCGCCCTTCATCGGCAATGACCTGCGCCTTGATCCGCAACGCCGCTTGCTGGTGATCACCGGACCGAACATGGGCGGCAAGTCTACCTACATGCGACAGACCGCTCTGATCCTGGTCCTTGCCCACGCCGGCAGCTTCATCCCCGCTCGCGCTGCCACCGTCGGCCCCGTCGACCGAATCTTCACCCGCATCGGCGCCTCCGACGACCTCGCCGGCGGCAACTCCACCTTCATGGTTGAGATGAACGAGACGGCGAACATTCTCAATAACGCTACGCAACGCAGCGTGGTGCTGATGGACGAGGTGGGACGCGGGACAAGCACCTTCGACGGCCTCTCCTTGGCGTGGGCCGCCGCGCGCTACATCGCCAGACAGGTAGGGGCCTTCACCCTATTCGCCACCCACTACTTCGAACTCACCTCCCTGGAACGCGAGGTGGAGGGATGCGCCAACGTACACCTGGACGCCACTGAGCACGGCGAGCAGTTGGTTTTTCTGCACGCCGTCAAGGACGGACCGGCGAACCAGAGCTACGGCTTAGCGGTCGCTCGCCTGGCGGGCGTGCCGCGGCCCGTGATCGACGATGCGCGGACCTATCTGGCGGAGCTGGAACAAGACTACGCCCGCCATGGAGGCGATGGGCAACAGGCCTCGCTGCCCCTGTTTGCCCCGACCGCACCGCCGGCGAAGACCGCGGATGAAGCTCGCCCGAAAGAAGACCGCTTGAGAGCGAAAGTGCAAGCCCTAGACCCAGATGCGCTCTCGCCGCGCCAGGCTCTCGAAGCGCTGTACGCCCTTCGAGAGCTGCTGGACGACTAG
- a CDS encoding glycosyltransferase, with protein sequence MSQRKEIIRPLRVVHVEAGRHVFGGAQQVLYLLETLPRLAIQSVLVCATGSEVSVAARSRGLSVVGMKMGGDLDAALALRLAGHLRREGADLVHLHSRRGADTWGLLGAKLAGVPAVLSRRVDNPPGRVLGTLLKGAYRRVVCISDGIADVLRESGVGDERLTVIPSAVHAERFATPCSDDELRHRLGLPRDALVAGVVAQLIARKGHRYAFEALAQLRRSQPRLHLVCFGRGDQRPSLEALAHKLGLADFIHFAGFRDDMSSLLGALDMLVHPALAEGLGVALLEGAAAGCPLVASQVGGIPEIVRHGVTGRLVPPGDSPALAAAMAATLNERANARRMVSAARRLVAENHSVIAMSKANARVYQEVLTSALSAEKGR encoded by the coding sequence GTGTCCCAGCGCAAGGAGATCATCCGTCCCCTGCGCGTCGTGCACGTCGAGGCGGGGCGTCATGTGTTCGGCGGCGCCCAGCAGGTGCTCTATCTCCTCGAGACATTGCCTCGGCTCGCCATTCAGAGCGTGCTGGTGTGTGCTACGGGTAGTGAGGTATCAGTCGCCGCTCGCTCCCGTGGGTTGTCCGTGGTGGGCATGAAGATGGGCGGCGATCTGGACGCTGCCCTCGCCCTGCGTTTGGCGGGTCACCTGCGACGGGAGGGCGCTGATCTCGTTCACCTGCACTCGCGCCGCGGCGCAGACACTTGGGGCCTGCTTGGGGCAAAGCTTGCGGGAGTGCCGGCAGTACTATCGCGCCGCGTCGACAACCCGCCCGGGCGCGTTCTCGGCACGCTCCTGAAGGGTGCCTATCGGCGCGTTGTCTGTATCTCCGACGGCATCGCCGATGTGCTGCGTGAGTCGGGCGTAGGCGACGAGCGCCTTACCGTAATCCCCAGCGCCGTTCACGCTGAGCGCTTTGCCACGCCGTGTAGCGACGATGAGCTGCGTCACCGCCTCGGCCTGCCGCGCGACGCATTGGTGGCGGGAGTCGTGGCCCAGCTCATAGCGCGCAAGGGGCACCGCTACGCCTTCGAGGCCTTAGCGCAGCTGCGTCGCTCGCAGCCTCGCCTGCATCTGGTGTGCTTCGGTCGTGGCGATCAACGCCCGTCCCTCGAGGCTCTCGCGCACAAGCTCGGCTTGGCTGATTTCATTCACTTTGCCGGCTTTCGCGACGACATGTCCAGTCTACTCGGCGCCCTCGATATGCTAGTGCATCCCGCCCTAGCGGAAGGATTAGGTGTTGCCTTGTTGGAGGGCGCCGCGGCCGGCTGTCCACTGGTGGCCTCGCAGGTGGGTGGTATTCCGGAGATCGTGCGCCACGGGGTCACCGGGCGCCTGGTGCCACCGGGCGATTCGCCCGCCCTTGCGGCGGCGATGGCGGCCACGCTTAACGAACGTGCTAACGCTCGGCGTATGGTGAGTGCCGCTCGCCGCCTGGTCGCTGAAAATCACTCCGTGATCGCGATGAGTAAGGCTAATGCGCGCGTTTACCAGGAAGTGCTGACCAGTGCTCTGAGTGCTGAAAAGGGCCGTTGA
- a CDS encoding glycine zipper 2TM domain-containing protein, which produces MNRSMLGGLLLGIAVATTGAVVAGFALDGAPPAQEDAPEVAAAPSNSLVAPAAPVSEVAPAEPIVVAEAAPAPKVVCRDVEVVDDGNVKDDKKIAGTAIGAVVGGVVGNAMGKDDGKIGTVVGAAAGAVAGRVAQDQYQDGKKVTRYETVCEEVPAGE; this is translated from the coding sequence ATGAATAGGTCTATGCTCGGCGGTCTGTTGCTAGGGATTGCGGTCGCGACAACCGGCGCTGTGGTGGCGGGGTTTGCCCTGGATGGGGCGCCCCCAGCGCAAGAGGATGCGCCCGAGGTAGCCGCTGCGCCGTCCAACTCGCTGGTAGCCCCAGCCGCCCCAGTGTCTGAGGTGGCGCCGGCCGAGCCCATCGTGGTGGCCGAGGCTGCGCCAGCGCCCAAGGTAGTGTGTCGCGACGTCGAGGTGGTCGACGACGGCAACGTCAAGGACGATAAGAAAATCGCAGGTACGGCCATCGGTGCCGTCGTCGGTGGCGTCGTCGGTAACGCGATGGGCAAGGACGACGGCAAGATCGGGACCGTGGTCGGCGCTGCCGCTGGCGCCGTGGCCGGCCGGGTGGCGCAGGATCAGTACCAGGACGGCAAGAAGGTGACTCGCTACGAAACCGTGTGTGAGGAGGTGCCCGCTGGCGAGTAA
- a CDS encoding nicotinamide-nucleotide amidohydrolase family protein, with translation MDAPTDAALYQLAEQLGSCLLAVGLRVVTAESCTGGWIAKALTDVAGSSAWFETGFVTYANASKQQLVGVPSHILSEYGAVSAQTVAAMASGALRAWPGATLSVAVSGVAGPDGGSEAKPVGAVWFGFGDSRRGAGAMVQTESCQFQGDRRAVRAHTVAYALQGLQARI, from the coding sequence ATGGACGCCCCGACCGACGCTGCGCTTTACCAACTCGCCGAACAGCTTGGGAGCTGTCTGCTCGCTGTAGGCCTTCGGGTGGTCACCGCGGAGTCCTGCACCGGTGGGTGGATCGCCAAGGCGCTCACGGATGTGGCCGGCAGTTCTGCCTGGTTCGAGACCGGCTTCGTCACCTATGCCAACGCCAGTAAGCAGCAGCTTGTCGGCGTTCCATCACACATTTTGTCGGAGTACGGCGCCGTGAGTGCGCAGACCGTCGCCGCGATGGCGAGCGGCGCGCTGCGGGCGTGGCCTGGAGCGACCCTCTCGGTCGCCGTGAGTGGTGTCGCGGGGCCCGACGGAGGAAGTGAGGCGAAGCCTGTCGGGGCCGTGTGGTTCGGATTCGGCGATTCGCGGCGCGGTGCCGGCGCCATGGTGCAGACCGAGAGCTGCCAGTTCCAGGGTGACCGGCGGGCCGTGCGGGCCCACACGGTGGCCTACGCGCTGCAGGGGCTGCAGGCCCGAATCTAG
- the recA gene encoding recombinase RecA has product MEQNREKALAAALSQIEKQFGKGSVMRMGDGADAARDIKAVSTGSLGLDVALGIGGLPYGRIVEIYGPESSGKTTLTLQVVAEAQKQGGTCAFVDAEHALDPSYAEKLGVNVDDLLVSQPDTGEQALEITDMLVRSGAVDVVIVDSVAALTPKAEIEGEMGDSHVGLQARLMSQALRKLTGNIKRSNTLVIFINQIRMKIGVMFGSPETTTGGNALKFYSSVRLDIRRIGAVKKADEVTGNLTRVKVVKNKVSPPFKQAEFEILYGQGISREGELIDMGVAHDLVNKAGAWYSYQGDRIGQGKDNARNYLIEHPDTAAEIDAALRERLLPKAGAGAEANGSDEEGAAEELLN; this is encoded by the coding sequence ATGGAACAGAACAGGGAAAAGGCGCTGGCGGCGGCGCTCTCACAAATCGAGAAGCAGTTCGGCAAGGGATCGGTCATGCGCATGGGCGATGGCGCCGATGCCGCGCGGGACATCAAAGCCGTCTCCACGGGCTCCCTCGGCCTAGATGTCGCCCTGGGCATCGGCGGCTTGCCTTACGGCCGAATCGTCGAGATCTACGGTCCAGAGTCCTCCGGTAAGACCACGCTTACGCTGCAGGTGGTGGCCGAGGCCCAGAAGCAGGGCGGGACCTGCGCCTTCGTCGATGCTGAGCACGCGTTAGATCCCAGCTACGCCGAGAAGCTCGGCGTCAACGTCGATGACCTCCTGGTCTCCCAGCCGGACACGGGCGAACAAGCCCTGGAGATCACCGACATGCTCGTGCGCTCCGGCGCCGTCGACGTGGTCATCGTAGACTCCGTCGCCGCGCTCACGCCGAAGGCGGAGATCGAGGGCGAGATGGGTGACTCCCACGTAGGCCTGCAAGCGCGCCTGATGTCGCAGGCCCTGCGCAAGCTCACCGGCAACATCAAGCGCTCCAACACGCTCGTCATATTCATCAACCAGATTCGCATGAAGATCGGCGTGATGTTCGGCAGCCCGGAGACGACCACTGGCGGCAATGCCCTGAAGTTCTACTCCTCCGTGCGTTTGGATATCCGTCGCATCGGCGCGGTCAAGAAGGCCGATGAAGTCACGGGCAACCTCACCCGCGTGAAGGTGGTGAAGAACAAGGTCTCACCTCCGTTCAAGCAGGCCGAGTTCGAAATCCTCTACGGCCAGGGCATCTCCCGAGAGGGCGAGCTGATCGACATGGGCGTCGCCCACGACCTCGTGAACAAGGCGGGCGCCTGGTACAGCTACCAGGGCGATCGTATCGGCCAGGGCAAGGACAACGCCCGCAACTACTTGATCGAGCATCCGGACACCGCTGCAGAGATCGATGCTGCCTTGCGCGAGCGCCTGCTGCCGAAGGCCGGTGCCGGTGCTGAGGCAAACGGTAGTGATGAGGAAGGTGCGGCCGAAGAGCTGCTGAACTAG
- a CDS encoding regulatory protein RecX, translating to MRAQADSLSDADAITLRRRAMDLLARREHAREVLYRKLVARGASPEDVAAVLEALERDGLLSETRFVEAFVRQQLSRGKGPVAIEHGLRERGIGASDAALAVEALEVDWVVEARAARVRRFGAELPVGEAARAKQARFLQSRGFSGSQTLQALECNGAVDSRPVGRTR from the coding sequence ATGCGCGCCCAAGCGGATTCGCTGAGTGACGCGGATGCGATTACGCTGCGGCGGCGAGCGATGGATTTGCTCGCCCGCCGCGAGCACGCCCGCGAGGTGCTCTACCGCAAACTCGTCGCGCGCGGCGCATCGCCGGAAGACGTCGCGGCGGTACTAGAAGCGCTCGAACGCGACGGTCTCCTGAGCGAAACGCGCTTCGTGGAGGCATTCGTTCGCCAGCAGCTGAGCCGTGGCAAGGGCCCCGTCGCCATTGAGCACGGGCTGCGCGAGCGAGGCATCGGGGCAAGCGACGCGGCGCTTGCCGTAGAAGCCCTTGAGGTCGATTGGGTGGTCGAGGCGCGGGCGGCACGAGTTCGTCGTTTCGGTGCTGAGCTGCCGGTGGGAGAGGCCGCAAGGGCGAAGCAGGCGAGGTTCCTTCAATCCCGAGGGTTTAGCGGATCGCAAACACTCCAAGCCTTGGAGTGCAATGGCGCCGTCGACTCACGCCCCGTCGGCAGGACCCGCTAG
- a CDS encoding dodecin family protein translates to MSVARVTEIIASSPKSFDDAVDLGVARATKTLHNVQSAWVQDQKVLVANGKVSEYRVALKVTFILND, encoded by the coding sequence ATGAGCGTTGCACGTGTTACGGAAATCATCGCCTCATCACCGAAGTCCTTCGACGACGCCGTCGACCTGGGGGTAGCCCGCGCGACCAAGACGCTGCACAACGTGCAGTCCGCCTGGGTGCAAGATCAGAAGGTGCTGGTGGCGAACGGTAAGGTATCTGAGTACCGGGTTGCCCTGAAGGTGACCTTTATCCTCAACGACTGA